The Acanthopagrus latus isolate v.2019 chromosome 20, fAcaLat1.1, whole genome shotgun sequence genomic sequence GACCACCACCCAGGGTGAGCAAAGAACAGATATAGTAACAATGAGAGCAATCACCTTTCATATATCACCAAAGCTTATGCCAGTCAGTCCTCTACCTTTTTAACAGGTCTCGATGGACTGTATGAGCGCTGCGCTCAGTACAAGAAGGACGGTGCTGACTTTGCCAAGTGGCGCTGTGTGCTGAAGATCACCCCCACCACTCCTTCCAGGCTGGCCATCATTGAGAACGCCAACGTCCTGGCCCGCTATGCCAGCATCTGCCAGATGGTAAGACACACCAGATAGACGCTAAAATCAGTGTGGCCTCGTCACAGATTTTGTGAGATAAATGATTTGTCAGTTGTCCCAAAAGCTTTATCATGCCCTATTACATGCTTAAATATCAGTGTTGCTCTTTGTGTTGCATGACCTGCATTTAATGTTGTCATTCTGCTTCCTTACTGCGTGGGTTTCTTGATagaaaatatgtcatttgtACCATTTCGAAACACAATGTTGAAAGGGATGCtatttctctctgaaatgtaaGCACAGCAATTTCAGCACATCCTATATAATAATGCCAATTCACTATGGAAGTAGCCATTCTAACCTCTATTTTAAATAGTAGCTAAGACTTGACGAGTCTCAAAGTGTAGATAGGCGGATAGACCGACTTCTGTATCCCTTAAAACAGTGAGGAACTAATAAGGGCTGCCTAACATCTGCAGTCTGCCAtgctgtcactgtttttttgaCCCTTTTCTCTGTGCCTTCCTCAGCACGGAATCGTCCCCATTGTCGAGCCTGAGATCCTCCCCGATGGTGACCACGACCTGAAGCGCTGCCAGTATGTTACTGAGAAGGTCCTGGCTGCCGTCTACAAGGCCCTGTCCGACCACCATGTGTACCTGGAGGGCACTCTGCTCAAGCCCAACATGGTCACCGCCGGACACTCCTGCTCCCACAAGTACAGCAACCAGGAGATCGCCATGGCAACCGTTACCGCCCTGCGTCGCACCGTGCCCCCTGCAGTCCCTGGTGAGCTGACTGCACACACTACACTCTTGACCACTAGTACATACTGGCAAATTTCAAAGacatacatttttcataaaaaagtatttccagaaacattattttctttactgaAATGTCTGCCTGGCATTACTTCTTCTAGAAGTGCATTATCAAACTGTTATGTTCTTCCTGTAAAGGCATTACCTTCCTGTCTGGTGGccagagtgaggaggaggccTCCATCAACCTGAACGCCATGAACCAGTGCCCTCTGCACAGGCCCTGGGCCCTGACCTTCTCATACGGTCGTGCCCTGCAGGCCTCTGCCCTCAAAGCCTGGGGCGGCAAGAAGGAGAATGGAAAGGCATGCCAGGAGGAGTTCGTCAAGAGAGCTCTGGTAAGTGAATACAAGTGGAGATATTATATCAATAAGTCAAAGCAAGTGTTTCACATAAGTGTTTTGTTCCAATGAATTGTAAACATCAAACACGTATCACACATTCAATAATACTAGCCTTTTTGTATCTTACAGGCTAACAACCTGGCCTGCCAGGGCAAATATGTGTCCGCTGGAAGCAGCGCCGCCGGTGGAGAGTCCCTGTTTGTGGCTAACCACGCTTATTAAGCATGGACACTCACCACTCCCGTCCAACTCCTTGCCACTATCATAATGTTACCATGGAACAGGCCATGTCCACTTAGGCACTAACGCCTAACAGCACTTTTACAGCATCTTCGTcgaaagtgaaagaaaaagatgggGAAATACAACTTTCCTATGGCTTGTTGCTGCAACTGAGAGATCCAGAAAAAAGTTCTGCCTCCATTCccttagtttttgtttttaaacacctTTTTTCAGGTGAAGATTCccacactgtttgtttttacacaagttGTGCAATTTTGTTCCTTGGTCTGATTCCATCGAGTGCAGTATATCATTTATACTGGAACCATTGAATAAAGTATATACCCTAACATGTTGCCTAACTTCCTTTTTTGAGTC encodes the following:
- the aldoab gene encoding aldolase a, fructose-bisphosphate, b, whose amino-acid sequence is MPHAYPFLTPEQKKELSDIAQRIVATGKGILAADESTGSVAKRFQSINAENTEENRRLYRQLLFTADDRIKPCIGGVILFHETMYQKTDDGKPFTQYLKERGMVVGIKVDKGVVPLAGTNGETTTQGLDGLYERCAQYKKDGADFAKWRCVLKITPTTPSRLAIIENANVLARYASICQMHGIVPIVEPEILPDGDHDLKRCQYVTEKVLAAVYKALSDHHVYLEGTLLKPNMVTAGHSCSHKYSNQEIAMATVTALRRTVPPAVPGITFLSGGQSEEEASINLNAMNQCPLHRPWALTFSYGRALQASALKAWGGKKENGKACQEEFVKRALANNLACQGKYVSAGSSAAGGESLFVANHAY